A segment of the Coffea arabica cultivar ET-39 chromosome 8c, Coffea Arabica ET-39 HiFi, whole genome shotgun sequence genome:
TTTAGCTTCACTTCACAATTTCCATTGCTATACTTCTAAAGCTTCTTCCTTTATGACATAGCAGTAGTATTaacttcttctttctcttccaacaccccccccccctcctctcttttttttttttgttttgcttttgtctCGCTCTttgtcacacacacacacacacaccgaGTCACACTTAAATATTGTATAATTTTCCAGATCTAAAGTGAGCACATTCATTTTCAAGAATGACGGACAGGGTGTACCCATCAAGCAAGCCCAATGGCACCGCCGCCACGGCCGCCACCGCCAACCCCACGCCCACCAACAATCCACCACAGTTCCCACCGGCCAAATCTCACGTCTACAATCCCATGCGCCACCCTTACCGCCCCAACCCGGCCCTCCACGCCCGCCATAACCACCGCAGGTGCAGCTGCCGCCGCTGCTTCTGCCTCTGTTGCTTCTGGTCCATCCTCGTATTCCTCTGCATTCTTCTCCTCGTCGCCATTGCCTGTGCTGCCCTCTACGTCCTCTACCGCCCCCACCGCCCGGCCTTCTCCCTCTCCTCCTTAAAAGTCTCCCAGTTCAACCTCACCACCACCCCTGATGACGTCACCCGGCTCACCTCGAAGCTCAACTTTACGCTTTCCTCCAAGAATCCCAACAAGAAAATCACGTTTTACTACAACCCCATCACCATAAATCTGTATCTTTCCGACCAACAGAAAGTTTTGCTAGCAAATGGGACTTTCTCAAACTTCACCAGTCAGCCGGGGGACGTCACCATCCTGCACTCCACCCTGTCGACGACGTCACAGGTGCTGGATGCCGACTCTGTAACTTCACTGAAGTCAGATCTGAAGAGGAAAAATGGGTTGCCAATGGCTATAGAGATGGAGACCAAGATGAAGGTGAAAGTGGAGAAGCTCAATAGTAAGAAAGTTGGGATCAAAATCGTTTGCGATGGGATTCATGGGCTGGTTCCGACGGGTAAAACTCCAGCAGTGGCTTCAACTGCTAATGCCAAGTGTAAGGTTGATCTTCAAGTCAAGAtctggaaattcaacttttaattACACTTACATTAATACCATTTTCCAAATTAATACACTAGTGCCTTAATTTggtttgattttgtttttgttcaatTCTTGCTGTAACTCTATAGttccttttttcaaaaaaaaaaaaaattttttttgaagaaagtaagtttttctttttttatttttatttttgggggcTGTTTATAGGTATTTCATAGGATGTTTAGTAGAGACAGAGTAGAATGCAGACGGTGGATTGACAAAATATTGGTGGGGTTTAATCAAATTCAGAAGAAAATGAGGGATTATATAATTGTGTTAACCTTAATTTTTGGTATATTAGGTGAAGTGTAATAAGAGTGTACTACTGGACTACTTTTCATTGATATCTCAATTCCAAATCGGCGATTTTACTTGGAATTTGTTTACCATATTCATGTATATTTAGTCCGTTTTATTCAGCtttgatgcttttttttttttttttcaaagttacAAATCTCTTATGAAATAGAGCATAATACTCAGCTCGgttttatacatttttaatcaaaaataaGAAATGTAGGCAAATTTGACCATTTTTGTTTGGAGGCAAATTGCTCCAGTTGCagagggaagaaagagaaattattgaataaaataagaaatactCCACTTAATagtaaaagggaaaaagaaaatatattttcttaatttttctgAATAAACTTTCTTTGCATTGAACGGGTTTCAATTCTTTCtttgtgtttttctttaatgtcataaatatatatttattagtATAGTACGCGGAAGTGGCTAGTGGTACGGTATTAACCACTAAGAAATTCACAATTTCAATAGCGCATAGAACCAGGAACTCGGTCCTTTGCGATCGCATTCATTGATGCCTCGAGTCATTCCCACTAagacttgaaaatttttttttattttttttttttgcttttggggTGCTTAAAAAGCCACCAGTTCAagtaaaattatattaaaaaaaaagtaactacaaaatttcattaaaGTCTCAAAAGGTCACATATGATGGAGAATGAAGAGTTGCTAAAATCAGCAATCATATAGTAGGAGTGTTCGTATTGAATTTTGTTAGGTGTGCAATTTTTACCTTGTTGCCTAGCACAATTGTTGCCAGAGGAGCCAAAAAATGGTTGGTAAGGTCATTTGCGACTGACTTATACAGGGGTGGAAAATGGGATGTTACTATACAGGTGAAGAATGTCAGTTTTTCTGAAAATGCCGTCAGCGGATGCTTAGGTATCTGTCTGGATCAACGATGGTTCAGTCATTTTCGAGTTGACCTTGGGCCTATTCAGGTTTCTCTCCCCTAGTAAAAATTCAAGTTTTTCTGAAAATGTCGTCAGTGAATGCGTAGGTATCCGTCTAGATTAATGGTGGTTCAATCTTCTTTGAGTTGTCTTTGGACCTCTTTCGGTTTCCTTTTCCTGGTATAGAATAATGTAGATCAATCGTgtctgggaaaaaaaaaaaaaggaaaatgggatgTTGCTTTGTTGTTTTGATTGGCCCAGTTGGGCCTCTATTTGTCATGAAGAAGACACTAGAAAATAGAAGTTGTAAATAAGAGAATGGGATACACGATACCATACATGACTTTTGCCCTGGTTCAGGAATTTTTTGGAACCTTATTTGGAGGATTGTTGTGTGCATTGCATGACAAGCATGCAGCGCAAAGGAGTTGGTATTGAGTTTCTGAGCATCGAGTCCAGGCCATTACTAATGACTAATGAGTTGGTAGTTGCTACAATAAAAGGTTTTACACTTTTGACTCCTAAATGGGTCCAAAACCCGTACATGCTTACAGCTATAGTTTGCGTGCATGCCTTTCCTTCCGAGTCCAATTACAAATCTATCTCATAGATGCTGTTGGggttcccctttttctttttcttccttttttttttttttgtctcggATCACTTTTTTtgaagggaaagggaaaagggTTTAAATTTAGTACCTCTAAGTTTTGATGAGGTAGCAATCTTAAATGACTACTAGAccaaggctttttttttttttttatcactttctttctttctttcctttttttttttttggtcttttgAAGCTAATGAATGTCTTTCTTCTAATGTAtcgttttctttcaattttatttttttaaaaatttttttccttctgaAGCTAATAAATTACTTTCTTCTCTCAAGTTTTGTTAGCATTCGGAAgaaaagttataaaaaaaatgaaaaagaaaaagaaaaaatgacacCTTGCTGCAAAActacttccattcccttccttgTTTCAGATTGATAGTCTAAAAGATAGAAAatcttgtgtttggattgcatttttcatgaaaaaattactgcagcgatttgatgtatgtgagggaaaaagataATAGAGAAATGTAATTACGAAAAATGACGTAATTTTTTGACGAAAAACAGCAATTCAAACAAGGAATGTTCATTCATTATGAAATATCTATGAAAAAAATTAGTAATACTTAATTTCCATGAGTTTTGAAGGCTAATAGTAAATCTATCAGGTCTACCATTTGACTGACCTGCTGATTGCACATGCATCTAAGCCTAGCTGGTTGAAATGTTGACCGGTGCAAATGACAGGCAGCGGATGCATGTAACATGGATTTCTTTCGCGGACGAAATTCATAGGAAGATCGAATTACGGCCCTGTTTGGAAGCTcggttttttaccaagtttgtataaaactagttttttaacaacttttgctacaggaaccccaaaaaacttatcaaagtttttaacctacacacttaaaatattcaaaatacaaaaaaaaaaaaaaaacttccttccccttttcttcttcttcctcccccaccaccacctccattgCCGGCTCCGTCACCAATTTCCGGTGCCGGTGTCggtctttttttcccttttttttccctctccccctcttcctcccctACCATCATCctctcttgtctttttttttctctctacgTCCGGCGCAGAGGGGGGTGGCACAGAGGAGGGCAGCGAGGGGGGCAGAGGGGGGAAGGGGCGGCGGGGGAAGGGGGAAGAGGCAGAGGGGGGCGGCGCAGAGGGGGACGGTGGGGAGAGAGGGAAGGCGGGGGGAGGGGCAGAGGGGGGAGAGGGAGAaggcggggcagaggggggtGGCGGGAGGTGGAGTTGCTGCTGGGGGTGGTGGAGGTAACggggaagaagatgaagaagaaaaagaaaaagaaaaagagaggaaagaaaagaaaaaggaaagaaagaaaaagaaaaagaaagggaaaggaaaagagaaaaaaaaaaagaaaaaaaaaagaaaaaaaggaaaaaaaaaaagaaaaaaaaagtttttcaccttataaaaacttctacaaaattttttcaaaaacttctacagtacactacagtaaagttttagacaaactcccaaaaaactcaggttccaaacaggccctacgTTCAAACCCGAAAACACGAATCAAATATTTAACGACAGTGAGAGAAAGCTCTCTCGACAATTGAAATATTTATTAGGAATTTCACTAATAATTGATAAAGAAATGGATACAAAAgccttagaaaaatttctatttATAGGCTACAAGCACATGTCTAATGAATTACTTAACTAATAAGATATCCTAAAATATCTAATTAGAAtaagaaataacaaaaaaacaacgaaaaaaggaaaaataaacgTGAGCTGAGTACGCGACTTGGacagttgaattttttttttttttttttttttgtcatttgtcattcctactcctactcctactctaacTACGGGGAGGCTCAACTGAGCTTGCGGGGAACTGATGGGGATAGAACCACCACCGGATCAGACGAATGCACTACGCACCCGTCTGGACTTGGACAGTTGATTAGAGGTTgcgttttttcctttcttcatcaACCACGCAGCTTTtgctttccttctttcttttcctattcCACCAATAGTTATACTAATAATCCTACtaaaaaattaagtaaaaataacactaaaacCATAGAATCTACCCTAAATTTGACTCTGAATAATTTCTTCAGATAGGGATGATGGATCCGGGGCAACTCGTTCCACATCAGCAAAATACCTACAGACTATCATAAtcataatataataatatttgcGATAATAATTACATGATCtagcaaaacatgaaaataTACTTAAATATAAGCATCCAAGTCATTATGATTGGAAGTTAAGCAGAACAAAAATTTGTTCTCTGTCAAAACGTATTATTTAAAAATCTAAGATCCAGAATAGACCAATGTCAGTTCATTCATAATGCTATAGAATTGCACATCaaatattttagtcatttttgtaTTTGTTATCCAACTACATGTTGGTACAAGATATACTCTTACACCTCAAGTTGtttttgtacattttttttCTAGGTATGGGCGCTAGGCTTAACTAATGCTAGGAGGTGAATCCCTTAAATtcgtttgaattgctatttttagaagtttatacatacatacatatatataaatatatatacatcgTGATGATTTGATATATACAAGATAAAAATGTAACTGAGAAATGAGTTTatagaaaatgtaaaatttttcgTTCTAGAATGCAAGGAAGTGATTCATAATATATTGATACACTGGATTTTCTCGCGTGTACATATGGACTTAAATTGCTGGACTAAGTGAATATGAGTAGAAGATAAGGTAATGATGGATCTAGAGTCTTGTCGGCAAAATGATAATTGACACTAATCAGATGCCACATTATTATTCTCCAGCGTCATTAGTACCAAAGAAGTGGTTTTTACTTGTGTGCAAACAAGCAAAATGATTTCCAAGTGCCAGTGGATGATTGAGGTGATGCCCCAACAAACGTGGGAAAGATTGTGCTGTCACGTATTGACCGGAGACTTGAAACAAGCTGTCTTATTGGTAGAGTGGTAAAACTTGAAAAACAAATGCACTTTCGTGGGAAAATCTTCTTGTGTGCTAAAAGACACATTCTGCGTTCAAATAAGATTCAAACAGATGATTCGAAACTGAGACACCCAATTTCCACAGCGTTAATTTATTGTCCCTGGTGATTGATGCAAATTCAATGGTTATGTGCTTGCCCGGGTAGTCCGACGATAGTGTGGTAAAGAGGAGGATGTGGAGTGCACTGATGAATTATGATGTGCCGGTAGCTAGTTTTGGATTgtcgattttgaaaaattattaggtttttcgtgaacatatttttttatCACTCTTTACCGCGCATATATCAAATCtctacaataatttttctacaaaaagtcCTGAAAAATACAATCAAAACACACCATTAATTCTCCAATGAGAGACCTAtcattgaaatttgaaattttaacctAAGGTTTTATGGCAAAAGAAACAAGGATTTGTTACgtgttgattcttttttttttttttttctaaaaaaaagtaATCAAATTGTGGAAGTGTTTAAATACAAGGAAGAATATTAAATGCGAGTACCTATTTTCAATTGGTTAAAcatgtacaattttttttttttttttcatttaagaGAGAGTCTAAATCTATAACCCCTTGTTTGATACGCCGAATGTTTAGAATGAAATGGTCTTTTCTACTTTGAATGCATTTTTACCCAAATTGATAGAGAAGAAAATTTATTATCAATCTCCGCAAGACTAGTTAGAGTGAAATGTCCATTCCATTTTCAATGCTTGATATAATCAATTTTTAGATGttagaatgaaatgaaatatgtacttacttttgttttgtttatttaatCTATTGTAGAGCATTACATGTCtttacttttgttttgtttattcttgCTATGCAATTTGTTTGTCTTATACAACGAACTTTGACCTTTTTTGGCATTAAAAATTAATCATGTGCTTATTAGAATGATTCAATTAtaatatttcatttattttgaaatctaaatctttattttacctttttgttttcattaacaGCATAATTACACTgcatataaaaaattaaatccCATGGAATCAAACATTCATATTTTCTCTTTATTATATTTTCACTATCTATATCAAGCGATAAACAATCATACATGTGGAcaaaagtttagaaaaatgatttCTCAAAACTAGCAAAGAGAAAATAAATATTCTTGTTAAAATAATTTCGATCAATTATTGATTAAGCTAACAAAAAAGATTGACATTTGAGAATAAACTTGACCCCCAATAATTTCAGGCATTTCAGGATAAAGTTGCAAAGTGCTTTCCTTACAATTTTGTGAGGGGTAGTGTTAGCATAAAAAGCTTTAATGAGTTTTCTCAGGAAAAGATCTTTCCAACTCCAAAGGTCCGTTATCAAATACTCCCTccatcccactttgatagtcttgtttcttttttcacacagtttaagaaaaagtagttaactttgttggaaaagtaaatttagattgctatttttctaaaataccctcacattaaatatggtacaattttatgggaacttgaattgatggtaaaaaaagaatcaactctcattcaatggggtaggtttatagtaacaactacttacattgaataagggcattttagaaaaattaaaatacaatcacattcttcaattggaaaatgGACTACATTTTGGGAcaaatgaaaaaggaatacaggactatcaaagtggaacgGAGGGAGTAGTATGAGAATGGAATGGACAAATCGGAAAGGCATTTCTATTTTAAACATTCCTGCATACCAAACCAATTAATAAAAGGAATTGATTTCAAAGTCCAATCAAggaaatcacttttttttttatccctgATGTCCATGCAAACTTGGATTTTGGAGACAAATTGGTTGTCTTAACCATTGTCCATTGACCCTTTTGCACAAAATCCAACAAAATGTTGCATTGCCCCAAAGGCGGGCTTTTAGGACGTCCTCAATCAAGGTTTCTGCTAGTCAATGCATTTGGGCTAGATCATATTGGGTTTGTTACCTAGCCCAAAATGAACTTGGAAAAGGCTCATGCTTCACAATCTTTAAGTATTGGGACCTTGGCACTGTACCACTCAAACTCCTCCAATTGCAATAGACAATTAATCGTACAAATTCTTGATTAGGAGATAATCAAATTAAGTAGCACTTGACTTGATTAACATGTTCCATAAAATTCTTTGCTGTTACTGTTGGGCCTATTTTTTTGTCTTCAGTTCCATCAATACTACTAGTAGCCGATCTGACTGAGCATAATGTACGATTTTGGATCACAACGTCATAATTTGTTGTCTTTTTGCAGTTTGTACTTTGATGGACAAGTTTAGCCAAAGTTTCGCATTCAACTAAAacaattttggaacaaaatgtttACTGGGTTGAGTTTCAACTTTTGGAAAGTTGCCACCTTGAAATTTCGGTTACCCCacaaaaggataaaagaaagaaTCGAAGTTAACAAAGACTTGTAGTCTAATCTAATAGCTGCAAAAGGAATTGTAAGGGATAGGTTTAAGAGTCCTTAATAAAATACTGAATTTGACAAGTTCAGCACTTGTTATAAATCCACCCTGAAATCATTGGCTTTGGGCAAATGTAGCATTTGATCAAATTAActcttaagttttttttttcttgcttgagTTTTAAATTGAAACAATAATCACTATGTTAGTTGtagcccccttttttttttttggggttcaaCAGAGATATTAAACCTTACAAGGGGATAAAGGAAACGGGAAGATTTGAAAGTCGAATCCGAGACCTCACAATTAAATTGGATTTTGAAAACGTGTTAGTTGTAACGTAGCTACTGTTTATAACCGACTACGAGTTATGCACATTTAGGGTGCTGATTCTGGACTCGAAAAagctagtatttttttttattgtatttctgttggatttgagttttatcccatCAATCGGTTGCAATCATGCTATGTGGTTCGATAATAGGAACATGTATGGCACTTTCCTAAAGTCGAAAGCTCCAAGAGCTCTGCTATAACATCATCCCATGCgaatttgatttgaatttgcaACTATCATAAAGTAGAGCAGCTACAATCCCATGGTGAATGGCTCCAAGACGAAGCTCCTGGTCACGAGGGGTTCCGACTTCAACAGCCTCCAGGCTCCACCCCTGCGTACATATGCAAACTTGTCCACTGCGTCTGATCGTGTTTAGGCATGTGAATTCGAGCCCACTCGAGATTTTGAATCACATAGGACAGGAGGACCAATCATCAATCTGAATTTGTCAAGGTAATGACTGGATTACTCAATTGCACTGATCTTTGAGCCAATAGACAGTATAATAATAGTAGAATTACGTTAACAAAATtggtaaaagaaattaaaggccAGTCGTCGAATTTGGCTAAAGAAACAGGTATTGGTCCCCATCTTTGTATTCTATGACGTACTCCTTTCGTCCCACTTTGATGGttctgtatttctttttcatctgtcccaaattgtagtccactttccaattgaagaatgtagttgtattttaattttcctaaaatacccttatttaatgtaagtagttgttactataaacctaccatatttaatgagagttgattctttttttactatccattcaagttcccataaagttgtaccatatttaatgtgaggatattttagaaaaatagcaatttaaatttacttttccaataaagttaactacttttttttaaactgtgtgaaaaaagaaactgaaTACTTAACTATGAAAAGGATGTCCCGTGGGCTCATCTTTTAAGTTTTATGCTCCACACAAAAGAGAGATTCTggcatttcttttttctttttcaggtCCTGGCAAATTTTATTTATGTTGCCATCAATTGCCGGGCTACAACTTAGCTGGAAACAACTTGAAACGTCCAATAAGTTGGTGAACGCCCCTTAAAGAAATTGAGACTTATAGCCCTTGTTAATTGATGATtgctttttaatttcttttttttttaaagaaaagttTGTAGAAAAAGATTGGAAAAAATACAAGTGTAAAAAGCCAGCAGCAGTATGAGCTGATCCATCACTTTCGAATGTGATGCGAACTTCCTTAACTAGGGGATTGTCTTTGATTACATTCATGTGAGCTattaattttcctttctttcccatTGGGTCCTCTTATCcgaaagggcaaaaaaaaaaaaagaaaaaagtataaCAAATGTTTAGTCtggaaaagaattaaaaatggaTCAGAAAATATTGTGCATTAATCATTTGCAACGACACATACCAACCTCCAACAATCCCACATATTACTAGACGGTGGACAAGGGAATACGGAGATTGAGGGCCATTCCTGTTGTCAGTAGTTCACTGTACAACTTTATAGTCGGTTGGATTTTTAGTCCTCCCATGAACGAGATTAATATTttctggagtttttttttttttttttgtagaaaaatgtatAGTAACGATTTGAAATACaatgtaagataaaaaggtgattgaaaaatatatctagaaaaaataaaaaatttgtttgaaaaaaaaagtggtaGTCTGAAAAGAAATTAGTATTGCTTCACTTGATTGTTTGACAgtattttttagatttttgaATAAGTAAATTAGCAAAGTTTAATGAAATTGAACTAGTATTATGGTACAAAATAAAGAAAGTATTTGTGTATCCAGTCAAAATTTTGAGTTAAAATATTTGTTTACACACCATCACCAATTTCACTACTTGTACATCGTTCACccagaaaaaaacaaaagtattTGTGTATCCAGATAATATCACAATACCATGAAGTATAAATGAAGACAGTaggacaaatatttcaaaatgttGTGGTAGAGAAAAGCTTATAGCAATTAAATTCAGGAGTACGTGGTTGCTCAAGAAGACTAAAAGAACACTACTGTAGtgtcattttttttagttttattaatttTCATACAAATTGAATTGATTGTCCGAATTTCATAAAGTAATGTGGCACTGCAGGTACATCATTTATATCACCATCCTGGCATTAAATACAACATACAGAGATGGAGAAAATAGTCATAAGAAAAGCCATAGAAACACTCATTATTGGCTCAAAATTAAAACGACAAAAAAGGAatatttttgtttgaattttattttttattttttattttttataaatctatatctatatctatatgtatcgTAGAAGGTGTTTTTAGCAGAGACCCCTCAATGacttctaaacttctcattctttttctaaatttttgtatttattttaatacataaaaagtagtgggttataaccaacTCTATCAAACaatgaattttaaaattttaaacattCTCATTATTTACTTCATAAAccgtttatagtttgttatttatactttaaatcctttttactccttaattaaagacaaatgctcattcgtatgctattttaatacaatgttacatttttataattaaaaaatatttgtcACCACACTAACCCTATAACCACCATTGCAAATGAgctttgcaaattacaatcacgtttcaaaaaaatcacaaatgtgcAAATAAATGTAAAGTTGAGGGGGTAAAGTGCAACTAAATATAAAGTTAAGGGGTTTActatatttaaccctaaaaaaaaaatccaagaacGTAA
Coding sequences within it:
- the LOC140013875 gene encoding NDR1/HIN1-like protein 13 produces the protein MTDRVYPSSKPNGTAATAATANPTPTNNPPQFPPAKSHVYNPMRHPYRPNPALHARHNHRRCSCRRCFCLCCFWSILVFLCILLLVAIACAALYVLYRPHRPAFSLSSLKVSQFNLTTTPDDVTRLTSKLNFTLSSKNPNKKITFYYNPITINLYLSDQQKVLLANGTFSNFTSQPGDVTILHSTLSTTSQVLDADSVTSLKSDLKRKNGLPMAIEMETKMKVKVEKLNSKKVGIKIVCDGIHGLVPTGKTPAVASTANAKCKVDLQVKIWKFNF